One Candidatus Nitrotoga arctica genomic window, TCGGCATTTCTATTCTGCGCTTTTTCATATCGCGCAGAGCTTGCTGCATCAAGCTTTGCGCTTCAGCATCCAATAGCGCCTTAGGTATCTCCAATTGAGTAACTTTCAGCAAGGTAGCCATTGCACTATCTTTGTTACGCACCATTAAGCGACGCTTGATTTCTCTCTCTAAATTATCGCGAATTTCAACTTTGAGCTTATTCACATCGCCATCTTCTATGCCGAGTAACTTGGCAAAGTTAGCATCAATCTCTGGCAAATGCTGCTCTTCTACCTTGTGCAAGATAATGGTAAAAGTCGCTGATTTACCAGCCACTTTCTCTGCCTGATAGTCTGCCGGAAAAGTCATGTCGAACGATTTAGTTTCCCCAGCCTTCATGCCAATGATAGCATTTTCAAAATCTGGTAATAGGCGCCCCACACCCAGCAACACAGCTAAGTTCCTGGCCTCACCGCCTTCAAATATTTTGCCTTCCAGTAAACCACTAAAATCAATATGCACCCTGTCTCCATTTTGCGCCGCGCGATCAGCCACTTCAAATGTCGCGTGCTGCTTACGCAAAGTAGCAATCGTAGTATCAACATCGGCATCACTCAGGGTATAAACCGCTTGCTCAATGCTTTCAGCGCTAATATCACCCAATACGACTTCAGGATAAACCTCAAAAGTCGCACTATATTCGATCCACAAAGCATCTGGATCGGTGGTCTTAACCTCAAAAGCAGGATAACCAACCACTTTCAACTGGTTATCCTGCGCTTCTTTGGCAAAGGACTGCCGCAAAGCATCTTGTAACACTTCCTGCTGTATTTGCGCACCGTGTTTTTGCTCCAAAATCTTGAACGGCACCTTGCCCGGCCTGAAACCAGGCACCTCAGCGGTACGTGCCAGATTCTTCAGGCGCGCTTCCATTTCACTGCTCACCAGTTGCAGAGGGATGGATGCATTAAGGCGGCGCTCCAACCCGCTCATGATTTCTATACTCGACATGCTAACTTTCCTTAGGTTAATAAGTGAATTCTTCAGTTGGTGCGAAAGGAGAGACTCGAACTCTCACGCCTTGCGGCGCTGGAACCTAAATCCAGTGCGTCTACCAATTCCGCCACTTTCGCCATTCCAATTACACGGTTATTGTAGCATATGATAAGTAGATAGTCGGTAGGCCTAGAAGGGAAATGTCAGCCTATTTTTAAGATGGTGCGCCTATACGATGTGCCATGCAGCACCTTCTGAAATACTTCAGATAATTACGAAGCCTCATTGGAAATTCGATAAGCGCGAAACATTCAGGTCATATATGGATCGTGCGTTTATCCACCGCCAGAGCCGCTTCATGCATCGCTTCAGACAATGATGGATGTGCATGAATAGTACGCGCCAAATCGTCACTACTGGCCGAAAATGCCATCGCCAGCACTGCCTGCTGAATGAGCTCAGATGCCATCGGACCTATAATATGCACGCCGAGAATACGATCTGTATTAGCATCGGCGATGATTTTAATAAATCCCGTTGTATCACCCAAGGCGCGAGCACGTCCATTAGCAAGAAAGGGGAATTGCCCAGCCTTATAAGCAACACCCACTGCCTTAAGCTGCTGTTCAGTCTTACCCACCCAAGCGATTTCCGGGGCGGTATACATCACATTCGGCACCAAATTCAAGTCGCTGCCCCCCACCTGTCCGGCGATCAATTCCGCCACCATCACGCCCTCCTCCGACGCCTTGTGCGCCAGCATCGGGCCCCGCACCACATCACCCACCGCATACACATGTGGCAGGCTGGTACGGCACTGCTCATCCACTTCAATGCGCCCGGCAGCGTCCAATTTGAGTCCAACCGCTTCTACGCTCAGACCTTGCGTATTTGGCACACGCCCAACGGCAACGATCAGCTTGTCTGCGACCAATTCCTGCGCGGCCCCATGTATATCACGCCAATTAATTTTTACAGCCTCAGCAGACTGAATGACACCATCAATCTGTACTCCCAAGTGGATAGCCAATTTCTGCTTGGTAAAAGCACGCAACGCTTCTTTCGCCACTTGCTCATCGGCGGCAGGAAGAAATGCGGGCGAGGCTTCCAGTAACGTCACCTCAGCCCCCAATCTACGCCACACACTGCCAAGTTCCAGCCCAATAACTCCCGCACCGATGATAGCGAGGCGCTTGGGCGTCTCGCTAAAACTCAAAGCCCCTACATTATCCACAATCTGCACTCCATCCAATGGGGCTTGCTGCAAAATGCGCGACGTCGAACCAGTGGCAACGATAATGTGCTTCGCCCTCACTTCCTCCCCATCCGTAATTCCGACACGCCAAACATCGCCATCCCGACCGAGAATTTGAGCCCTGCCGTGTAGCGAGTCCACCTTATTTTTCTTGAATAACTGACTAATGCCCAGTGTGAAATCGGACACGATCTTATTCTTGCGCGCCACCATTTTTAACACATCCACACTCGCGTTATCGGCACATATGCCGTGCGCAGCAAAATCATGTGTCAGACGCTCAAAGTTTTCTGAGGATTCCAGCAAGGCTTTGGAAGGTATACAGCCCACATTAAGACAAGTTCCACCCAAACTGGGCTTGCCTTGTGCGCCTTTCCAATCGTCAATACAGACTGTATGCAGCCCTAATTGAGTACAACGTATCGCCGCCACATAACCACCAGGGCCAGCACCGATAACTACAACATCAAATGATTTCGACATAATGAAATTTTTTTATTAAGCTCTAGCCGTAAGAAATTTTAAATTTTCATTCCAGCCGTGATTGGCAAAAGCACACTTACAAATCCAGCAGTACTCGTCCCGGATATTCCAACACCTCTTTGATAGTGGCGAGAAATAATACGGCATCACGCCCATCAACGATGCGGTGATCATAAGACAGTGCGAGGTAATTCATTGGTCGAATGACGACTTGACCATTTTCGGCCACGGGTCTGTCTTTGGTGGCATGAATACCGAGGATGGCGCTCTGCGGCGGGTTGATAATCGGGGTAGAGAGCATGGAGCCGAACACGCCCCCGTTGGAAATGGAGAAGGTCCCGCCAGTCAATTCTTCCAACGTAATCTTACCGTCCTTGGCACGCGCACCGAAATCAATGATTTGTCTTTCGATATCGGCTAGCGAAAGTTTGTCAGCATCACGGATGATAGGCACCACCAAACCGCGCTCGCTGCCGATTGCCACGCCGATATCGTAATAACCGTGATAGATGATATCCGTCCCATCTACCGATGCATTCACCACCGGGAATTTATGCAACGCAAGCAGCGTGGCCTTGATAAAAAATGACATGAAACCGAGCTTTACGCCATGCTTCTTTTCAAAAGCATCCTTGTAATGATTGCGCAACTCAATTACTGGCAGCATATTCACTTCATTAAAAGTAGTGAGAATTGCGGCATTCTGTTGCGATTGCAGCAAGCGTTCGGCGATGCGCTGACGGATGCGCGTCATCGGCACGCGCTGTTCCACACGCCCACCCGCTGTAGGTTGCGGAACCGCAGTGGCTGGCACAGCCGCTTTTTCCTGAACCGCAATCAACACATCTTCCTTGATAACACGCCCATCACGCCCACTACCGCTAATCGCAGCAGTATCAATTTTATTTTCTGCTGCGATCTTCTGCGCCGCAGGCATCACGGCAGCTTGCTCCTTGGCCATCACATCTGCTTGCGCGGCGCGGCTCAAATCAGGTTTGGCATCGGTATCCAGTAGGGCAATCACCTCATTGCTGGTCACCTTGTCACCATTCTGCTTTAGAATTTTGGTCAGCACTCCAGACTTGATAGCGGGCAACTCTAAAACCACCTTGTCGGTCTCAATGTCGATCAGATTCTCACCTTCAGCCACAGCTTCACCCGGCTGCTTGTGCCAAGATACCAGGGTGGCTTCGGAAACCGATTCGGAAAGCTGCGGCACTTTCACTTCAATTTGCATGCTGTCTTGCTCCTGATTTGATGTCGAGATCGCAGCGGAATGCAGCGTCTATCACCGCCTTCTGTTGTTCATTATGCACTGCCAAATAGCCGGCTGCGGGCGATGCCGAGGAAGATCGCAACGCGTAAGCAAGCCTCATGCCGTCACGCAGATGGCGCAGCAGATAATGCTGAATGCGATGCCACGCGCCCTGATTGCCCGGCTCTTCTTGACACCACAGCAATTCCGTTGCATTTGGATAACTGGCAATTTGTGCCTCGAAAGCACTATGCGGAAAAGGATAAAGTTGCTCCAGTCGGATAATCGCAACCTCTTCCGGAGACAAGGACTTCAGCAAGGTATTTTGAATGCCGCGTTCGTGTCGCGCGGCCTTAAGCTCATAATAAATTTTTCCACTACACACAATAATACGCCGCACCTTGGCAGCTTCCAACGCATCCACTTCTCCAATCACTGGCTGAAATGAACCTTGAGCCAACTCATTCAGCGGCGAAGATGCATCCTTGCTGCGCAACATGCTTTTGGGCGTAAACACAATAAGCGGCTTGCGTATCGGGCGTAGCATCTGACGGCGCAGCAAATGGAACAGCTGAGCTGGCGTGGAAGGGATACACACTTGAATATTGTAATCTGCACATAGCTGTAGATAGCGCTCAATACGCCCAGACGAATGTTCCGGCCCCTGCCCTTCGTAGCCATGGGGCAAAAACATCACCAGCCCGCACATGCGTCCCCACTTGGCCTCTCCCGACGAAATGAATTGATCAATTACCACCTGCGCACCATTAGCGAAATCGCCGAACTGCCCCTCCCATATAACCAGCGAATTGGGTTCAGCGCTAGCATAACCATACTCAAATGCCAGCACCGCTTCTTCCGAAAGAATGGAATCAATCACGATAAAATCGGCCTGATCCGGCGCAATATTTTGCAAGGGAATGTGATAGCCCTTGTCCCACTGCACTCGATTTTGGTCGTGCAGCACGGCATGACGATGGAAAAAGGTACCGCGCGCGCTGTCCTCCCCAGATAAACGAACCGGAATACCCTCAGCTACCAAGCTGGCATATGCCATGTTTTCCGCCATGCCCCAATCCAAAGCGAGTTCGCCATTACCCATGGCACGGCGGTCGGCAATAATTTTTTCCACTCGCGACTGAAGCTTGAAATCCGTCGGCACGTCTGTCAGCCGCTCAGCCAATTTTTGCAACTGTTCGCGCGGTACGGCAGTAGTCACCGCCACGTTCCAAGGCACACCACTCCTGAATTTAGACCAGTTTACTGCATGTTCCTTATTGAAATCATTCAGTACTGGCTGGATCGGATTGATGCCCTCATCCATCGCCCGACGATAGGCCGCGATCATTGCCTCCGGCTCTCCTTCCGCCATCACGTTTTGTTCTAGCAGGCGTTTAGCATACAAAGCACGTGTGCCCGGATGCTGATTAATATAACGGTACATGAACGGCTGTGTGACCATTGGCTCATCCTGCTCGTTATGACCCAGCTTGCGGAAACAAACCATATCAATTACGACATCCCTTTTAAAGGTCATGCGGTAATCCAGTGCAATTTCGGCAATTAACAATACCGCTTCAGGATCATCCCCATTCACATGAAAAATCGGGGCCTCTATCATCTTCGCCACATCGGTACAGTGCGCAGAAGATCGGGCGTCACGCTTGTCCGAAGTCGTAAAACCGATCTGGTTGTTAATAATGATATGCACTGTACCGCCCGTGTGGTAGCCGCGCGTTTGGGACAAGCTGAACGTTTCCATGATCACGCCTTGACCGGCGAAAGCTGCATCGCCATGTAGCAATACCGGCATTACCTCGCGCCCTTCCTTGTCACCACGACGGTGCTGACGCGCCCGTACCGAGCCTTCTACCACCGGATTCACGATTTCCAAGTGCGAGGGATTAAACGCTAAAGCCAAGTGCATTGCTCCGCCCGGCGTAGAAATGTCCGAGGAAAAACCTTGGTGATATTTCACATCGCCAGAAGTCAACTGTTCACTGTGTTTACCTTCAAATTCAGCAAACAAATCACGCGGCAGCTTGCCTAGCGTATTCACTACCACATTCAAGCGTCCGCGATGCGCCATGCCGATAACTGTCTCGCGTACGCCCTGCGTGCCTGCACGTTGCAGTAAATGTTCAAGCATAGGAATAAGCGATTCACCGCCCTCCAGAGAAAAACGCTTCTGGCCGACATACTTGGTATGCAGATAGCGCTCCAGCGTTTCGGCAGCAGTCAGCCGCTCCAGGATACGATGCTGCATATCGGCGCTGTAATGGGACTGACCGCGCACACTCTCCAAGCGATTTTGAATCCAGCGCTTCTGCACAACATCATTGATGTACATATACTCTGAACCTATGCTGCCACAATAGGTCTGGCGCACCAGCTGCAGAATTTCTCGCAGCATCATGCGTGGCGATCCCACCAGAGAGCCTGTCTCGAATGTAATATCCCTATCCGCCTCCGTAAGACCATAAAAAGCTGGATCTAATTCGGGCACTTCAGGCTTGAGATGCCGGTTAAGTGGATCGAGGCTGGCACAGTACACCCCGAGGAAGCGATGGGCATTGATAAGTCGCAGTACAGCCACCTGCTTGCGCGCCATTTCAGCATCTTGGGTTGCGCCTTGCGCGCCAGTTAACGGCAACGCAGCAAAAGCACGCACCACTGGGCTATGTGCCAAATCTTGCAGCACCGCGCTCGGCATCTTTTGTAGGACATCAAAATAAGCTCGCCAACCATCCGAAACCAAAGCAGGGTCGGTCAAATACGCCTCATATAGACCTTCAATGTACGGCGCATTAGCACCAAACAACATAGAGTTGCCCAGCATGGTTTGCATTACCGACGTCATGTATGATTACCCATCTGTTTATGCCGCCATATCTTTGCGCTTCATTGCTTTATCAAACTTCCGCACTTGGGTCTCAGATAGCTTCAATATGATATGCACCCACAGCGCATAAATACCTCCGGCCTCTAAGTTTTCCCTGTGTGAGTTTTTCGATCTTACTTTAGCG contains:
- the tig gene encoding trigger factor; this encodes MSSIEIMSGLERRLNASIPLQLVSSEMEARLKNLARTAEVPGFRPGKVPFKILEQKHGAQIQQEVLQDALRQSFAKEAQDNQLKVVGYPAFEVKTTDPDALWIEYSATFEVYPEVVLGDISAESIEQAVYTLSDADVDTTIATLRKQHATFEVADRAAQNGDRVHIDFSGLLEGKIFEGGEARNLAVLLGVGRLLPDFENAIIGMKAGETKSFDMTFPADYQAEKVAGKSATFTIILHKVEEQHLPEIDANFAKLLGIEDGDVNKLKVEIRDNLEREIKRRLMVRNKDSAMATLLKVTQLEIPKALLDAEAQSLMQQALRDMKKRRIEMPKGEESLPLELFTERAQKRVKLSLILTELVEKYDLHAKPEQIKALVQDYAQSYDNPEEVVQWHYNDPVRLQDAENLVLEDNVVVWVTGAVKVTEKAMEFNELMENAA
- the lpdA gene encoding dihydrolipoyl dehydrogenase, yielding MSKSFDVVVIGAGPGGYVAAIRCTQLGLHTVCIDDWKGAQGKPSLGGTCLNVGCIPSKALLESSENFERLTHDFAAHGICADNASVDVLKMVARKNKIVSDFTLGISQLFKKNKVDSLHGRAQILGRDGDVWRVGITDGEEVRAKHIIVATGSTSRILQQAPLDGVQIVDNVGALSFSETPKRLAIIGAGVIGLELGSVWRRLGAEVTLLEASPAFLPAADEQVAKEALRAFTKQKLAIHLGVQIDGVIQSAEAVKINWRDIHGAAQELVADKLIVAVGRVPNTQGLSVEAVGLKLDAAGRIEVDEQCRTSLPHVYAVGDVVRGPMLAHKASEEGVMVAELIAGQVGGSDLNLVPNVMYTAPEIAWVGKTEQQLKAVGVAYKAGQFPFLANGRARALGDTTGFIKIIADANTDRILGVHIIGPMASELIQQAVLAMAFSASSDDLARTIHAHPSLSEAMHEAALAVDKRTIHI
- the odhB gene encoding 2-oxoglutarate dehydrogenase complex dihydrolipoyllysine-residue succinyltransferase, whose translation is MQIEVKVPQLSESVSEATLVSWHKQPGEAVAEGENLIDIETDKVVLELPAIKSGVLTKILKQNGDKVTSNEVIALLDTDAKPDLSRAAQADVMAKEQAAVMPAAQKIAAENKIDTAAISGSGRDGRVIKEDVLIAVQEKAAVPATAVPQPTAGGRVEQRVPMTRIRQRIAERLLQSQQNAAILTTFNEVNMLPVIELRNHYKDAFEKKHGVKLGFMSFFIKATLLALHKFPVVNASVDGTDIIYHGYYDIGVAIGSERGLVVPIIRDADKLSLADIERQIIDFGARAKDGKITLEELTGGTFSISNGGVFGSMLSTPIINPPQSAILGIHATKDRPVAENGQVVIRPMNYLALSYDHRIVDGRDAVLFLATIKEVLEYPGRVLLDL
- a CDS encoding 2-oxoglutarate dehydrogenase E1 component — translated: MTSVMQTMLGNSMLFGANAPYIEGLYEAYLTDPALVSDGWRAYFDVLQKMPSAVLQDLAHSPVVRAFAALPLTGAQGATQDAEMARKQVAVLRLINAHRFLGVYCASLDPLNRHLKPEVPELDPAFYGLTEADRDITFETGSLVGSPRMMLREILQLVRQTYCGSIGSEYMYINDVVQKRWIQNRLESVRGQSHYSADMQHRILERLTAAETLERYLHTKYVGQKRFSLEGGESLIPMLEHLLQRAGTQGVRETVIGMAHRGRLNVVVNTLGKLPRDLFAEFEGKHSEQLTSGDVKYHQGFSSDISTPGGAMHLALAFNPSHLEIVNPVVEGSVRARQHRRGDKEGREVMPVLLHGDAAFAGQGVIMETFSLSQTRGYHTGGTVHIIINNQIGFTTSDKRDARSSAHCTDVAKMIEAPIFHVNGDDPEAVLLIAEIALDYRMTFKRDVVIDMVCFRKLGHNEQDEPMVTQPFMYRYINQHPGTRALYAKRLLEQNVMAEGEPEAMIAAYRRAMDEGINPIQPVLNDFNKEHAVNWSKFRSGVPWNVAVTTAVPREQLQKLAERLTDVPTDFKLQSRVEKIIADRRAMGNGELALDWGMAENMAYASLVAEGIPVRLSGEDSARGTFFHRHAVLHDQNRVQWDKGYHIPLQNIAPDQADFIVIDSILSEEAVLAFEYGYASAEPNSLVIWEGQFGDFANGAQVVIDQFISSGEAKWGRMCGLVMFLPHGYEGQGPEHSSGRIERYLQLCADYNIQVCIPSTPAQLFHLLRRQMLRPIRKPLIVFTPKSMLRSKDASSPLNELAQGSFQPVIGEVDALEAAKVRRIIVCSGKIYYELKAARHERGIQNTLLKSLSPEEVAIIRLEQLYPFPHSAFEAQIASYPNATELLWCQEEPGNQGAWHRIQHYLLRHLRDGMRLAYALRSSSASPAAGYLAVHNEQQKAVIDAAFRCDLDIKSGARQHAN